The Rhododendron vialii isolate Sample 1 chromosome 8a, ASM3025357v1 genome has a window encoding:
- the LOC131298263 gene encoding uncharacterized protein LOC131298263 → MSDKNQATQKLDRSFMWKKARQNQKGEYNDDNIAKQAAKIDEITKQVDEGVLIVKGSNNILTMALGKEHPGRVRGVGQFVTPSAFFHVLRRGNHSRWEERQQFLEAMMYQMQAELNALRRHTIYTPPFEHIGSNTLISDDIESPQLHPIVMETRARRKDDLHPPNPNPKVKKSKPCKLAVRSIENIVAHGTMYETVSSDELLGDSNVRVSVDFVIVPYAHLPIPMPGSVTLVGEVVGYQVAWPKNLVLVDDEGTPKHLPKQSNKVRTTDYVPHLD, encoded by the exons ATGAGT GATAAAAACCAAGCGACTCAAAAGTTAGATAGGAGTTTCATGTGGAAGAAGGCTCGTCAAAACCAAAAAGGAGAGTACAATGATGACAATATAGCGAAACAAGCTGCAAAAATT GATGAGATTACCAAACAAGTGGATGAGGGGGTTTTAATCGTGAAAGGAAGCAACAATATCCTAACCATGGCATTGGGTAAGGAACATCCTGGCCGAGTACGCGGTGTGGGACAGTTTGTTACACCAAGCGCTTTCTTCCATGTGCTCAGACGTGGAAATCACTCACGTTGGGAGGAGAGGCAACAATTTCTTGAGGCAATGATGTATCAAATGCAAGCTGAACTCAATGCATTGAGAAGGCACACCATTTATACACCCCCATTTGAACATATTGGTTCGAACACTTTGATAAGTGATGACATAGAGAGTCCACAGCTGCATCCCATTGTGATGGAGACTAGGGCAAGAAGGAAGGATGACTTGCACCCTCCGAACCCGAATCCAAAAGTTAAAAAG AGCAAACCATGTAAGTTAGCAGTGAGATCCATTGAAAACATTGTAGCTCATGGTACAATGTATGAGACAGTTTCCAGTGATGAACTACTAGGAGATTCTAATGTCCGCGTCTCCGTTGACTTTGTGATAGTACCATATGCCCATCTTCCCATACCTATGCCAGGAAGTGTGACTCTTGTAGGCGAGGTAGTCGGGTATCAAGTGGCCTGGcccaaaaacctcgtgttggttgACGATGAG GGAACGCCGAAACATCTACCAAAACAATCCAACAAGGTGAGAACCACAGATTATGTGCCACATCTGGACTAG
- the LOC131298264 gene encoding transcription factor bHLH30-like → MYSIPSYYELGSCSSSGNFLQGVVLSSSRTATTNKGNSSCSTAEKKAETASKNHSEAERRRRKRINTHLATLRTLLPKTIKTDKASLLAEVVRRLRELKKTTSEFAANDTNSETSQCNLFPTECDELNLCHSETEPGTIKATLCCEDRPELISEITAAVKAAEGKVVRAEMATVGGRTKSILWVQFVSPTGCGSGGGEGRLRRGLKGVVNRAAALSSTGPGLQALPENKRARLSQY, encoded by the exons ATGTATTCTATTCCAAGCTACTATGAATTGGGAAGCTGTTCCAGTTCTGGGAATTTTCTCCAAGGAGTAGTACTAAGCTCAAGTAGAACTGCAACAACAAACAAGGGAAACTCCTCCTGTTCAACAGCAGAAAAGAAGGCAGAAACAGCAAGCAAGAACCACAGCGAGGCCGAGAGGAGACGTCGAAAGCGAATCAACACCCACCTCGCCACTCTTCGTACACTCCTTCCAAAAACCATCAAA ACAGACAAGGCTTCACTGCTAGCAGAGGTAGTCCGACGACTCAGGGAATTGAAGAAGACAACATCCGAATTTGCAGCCAATGACACCAACAGCGAAACTTCCCAATGTAACCTTTTCCCAACCGAATGTGATGAACTCAACCTATGTCACTCCGAAACAGAGCCGGGGACAATAAAGGCAACCCTATGCTGCGAGGATCGGCCGGAGTTGATATCGGAGATAACCGCGGCGGTGAAGGCGGCGGAAGGGAAGGTGGTCAGGGCGGAGATGGCGACGGTTGGAGGGCGGACCAAGAGCATTTTGTGGGTTCAATTCGTCTCACCCACCGGGTGCGGCAGCGGCGGTGGTGAAGGGAGGCTGCGGCGGGGTCTGAAGGGGGTAGTGAACAGGGCTGCTGCTTTGTCGAGTACTGGGCCAGGCCTGCAGGCTTTGCCGGAGAATAAACGGGCTCGTCTCTCTCAATACTGA